The following are from one region of the Biomphalaria glabrata chromosome 4, xgBioGlab47.1, whole genome shotgun sequence genome:
- the LOC106062282 gene encoding pseudouridylate synthase 7 homolog, whose protein sequence is MDNILQDSTRDVEEDSEPICKKAKLSNGKTNADAVIQLESNSEEASKESIRSNDIGISVEVPPAEKLLPLTESQAGITEYLSDHEGFSAIIKQRYSDFIVHEIDKEGNVVQLTDLAVPEDDQHEETAPETEKVTESCPEITEDILMKLDQLANSGDKKSTVDVVAPEDKERRTQIHLIIKKRFPQLETKTVDKDGQKFIQALLRSGNSRGSNNEEWPKSKKACQFVKFVLYKENKDTMDALGLISKLLKVKEGLFQYAGTKDKRAKTTQEVTANRIHPKKLAFLNKMLRNMAVGNFRYVKEPLKLGQLSGNEFTIVLRNVQASPEKVDTVLASLKSEGFINYYGMQRFGTTSVPTHKVGSALLHGDWEKAIDLILMPRDAQLSKDEFQKKWKETHDPKATLELTPRYCGLERNLLSALVKNMKPFNALEKIARNTRMLYVHSYQAYVWNQMVSKRMKELGKKVVIGDLVLPRDSDQEIPISVTQDNLASFTLQDVVLPLPGYDIIYPNNDVKDWYKKTLEADGLDMNNMKRPQKDYSLPGAYRHVVVQPSLVSWSHQPYDDYTLPLVLSDLDLVKEVEPPQNTSEGKLKSVILTLRLPTSCYATMALREALRVDTSSAHQTTLNVLS, encoded by the exons ATGGACAACATCTTGCAAGACAGCACAAGAGATGTTGAAGAGGACTCAGAACCTATTTGTAAAAAAGCCAAGTTGAGCAATGGCAAAACAAATGCAGATGCTGTGATTCAGTTGGAAAGTAATTCAGAAGAGGCTAGCAAAGAAAGCATCCGAAGTAATGACATTGGCATAAGTGTTGAGGTTCCACCAGCTGAGAAGCTTCTGCCTCTGACAGAGTCACAGGCAGGCATAACAGAATATTTGAGCGATCATGAAGGTTTCAGTGCAATCATTAAACAAAG GTACTCAGACTTTATTGTCCATGAAATAGACAAAGAGGGCAATGTTGTTCAGCTGACAGACTTGGCAGTGCCAGAGGATGACCAGCATGAAGAGACTGCACCTGAAACCGAAAAG GTTACAGAAAGTTGTCCTGAAATAACAGAAGACATTCTAATGAAGCTTGATCAACTCGCTAACAGTGGAGATAAAAAGAGCACAGTTGATGTTGTT GCGCCAGAAGATAAAGAACGCAGAACACAGATTCACTTGATTATAAAGAAAAGATTCCCTCAGCTGGAGACTAAGACTGTTGACAAGGATGGTCAAAAGTTCATCCAAGCTCTTTTGAGATCAG gAAATTCTCGTGGCTCTAATAATGAGGAATGGCCAAAGTCCAAGAAAGCTTGCCAGTTTGTCAAGTTTGTGCTCTATAAGGAGAACAAAGACACCATGGACGCACTGGGTCTCATTTCTAAACTGCTGAA AGTGAAAGAAGGTTTGTTCCAGTACGCAGGCACTAAAGACAAAAGAGCTAAGACAACCCAGGAGGTGACAGCCAACAG AATTCATCCTAAGAAACTGGCATTCTTGAACAAAATGTTACGGAATATGGCAGTTGGTAATTTTAG GTATGTCAAAGAACCACTGAAGCTTGGACAGTTATCAGGGAATGAGTTTACTATTGTACTAAG GAATGTCCAGGCTAGCCCTGAAAAAGTGGACACTGTCCTGGCATCGCTCAAGTCTGAAGGTTTCATCAATTATTATGGCATGCAGCGCTTCGGCACAACCTCAGTGCCGACTCACAAAGTTGGTAGTGCCTTGCTCCATGGTGACTGGGAGAAAGCCATCGACTTGATTCTAATGCCCAGAGATG CTCAACTATCGAAGGATGAGTTTCAGAAAAAGTGGAAGGAGACGCATGATCCTAAAGCAACGTTGGAGTTGACCCCCAGATACTGTGGTCTGGAGAGAAACTTGTTATCTGCTTTGGTCAAAAATATGAAGCCATTCAATGCACTAGAAAAG ATAGCCAGAAACACTCGTATGCTGTATGTTCACAGCTACCAAGCGTACGTATGGAACCAGATGGTTTCTAAACGCATGAAAGAATTAGGGAAAAAAGTTGTGATTGGTGACCTGGTACTTCCTCGGGACAGTG ATCAAGAGATTCCAATTAGTGTAACACAAGACAATCTGGCAAGCTTTACTTTACAAGACGTTGTCCTACCATTACCTGGCTATGACATCATCTATCCTAACAATGACG TCAAAGACTGGTACAAGAAAACTTTAGAGGCTGATGGTTTAGATATGAATAATATGAAGAGACCACAAAA AGACTATTCACTGCCTGGAGCTTACAGACACGTTGTTGTCCAGCCTTCGTTGGTCAGCTGGTCACACCAACCCTACGATGACTACACTCTGCCGCTTGTGCTGAGTGACCTTGACCTGGTCAAGGAGGTGGAGCCACCACAAAATACTAGTGAAG GAAAACTAAAGTCTGTTATTTTGACGCTGAGGTTACCTACTTCCTGTTACGCCACAATGGCTTTGAGAGAAGCTTTGCGTGTGGACACATCATCAGCTCATCAGACTACACTGAATGTCTTGTCATGA